One Candidatus Krumholzibacteriia bacterium genomic window, AGTTTGATGCGCCCGCGCAGGCGTGTGCCGTTGCTCTCGAGCGTAAGATCCACCGGCTGGTCGGCCTGCAGCTTGTTGAACTCCTTGGCCGGAACGTGCACGCGTGCGAGCAGCGGCGTGAAGTCGGACAGCACGAAGAGCTGCGTCCCCACGTTGATGTTCTGCCCCACGTCGACGCTGCGCGCGACCACGCGGCCGGTGAACGGCGCGGTGACGCGGGTGTAGGACAGGTTCAGCTCGGCCATGCCCTCCGCCGCCTGCGCGGCGGCGAGGTTGTTGGAAAGCGTCTCGAACTCCTCCGGAGAAACCAGTTCCTGCTCGCGCATCTGCTCCAGCCGCGCCACCCTGGCCTCCAGGTCCATGCGCGCCGACTGGGCCTGCTCGTAGCGGTAGCGGTACTCGTCGTTGTCGACCAGGAGCAGCTCGGCCCCCTCCTGGACCACGTCGCCCTCCTCGCACCACAGCTTCTGCACCACGCCGGAGACCCGCGAGAGAATGGTGGCTTCCTTCTCGGCCGCCAGTGTCGCCGTGGCGGTGTAATAGCTGGCGATCTCGCCGCTGCCCACCAGAGCAACCGCCACCGGCACCGGAGCCTCGCCGGCACCCCCGGGGCCGCCCCCCGGACCGCCGGCCTGGGCCTGGCCGGCGTCTCCCTTCTTGCCACAGCCGGCCAGCAGCAGGGCCACGGCCAGCACAGTAAGTGCTTGTTTTATAAATAGATAGAACGTATCACGGCGGGGGGTTGAAGGCATAACGGGCAACCTTGCTTGTAAATGGTATGGGGCCCCGGGGTCCTGAGTTCTTGCGGGACTCCCTGGGGCCAGTCACCCGGGTGGCGGGGACCCGGTCAGCCGTGGCTGTTATAGACGGTAATAATACGCGATTGGCTGGGTCGAGTTGCGCTCATTTCCGGGGCCGGGCGGGACCGGCCGGGCACCGCCGTCACCCGCCGATCGGAAATCCCACGCCGGCTATGAACACCCATCCCCGGTTCTTGATGTCCAGGTCGCCCGGCGCAAGCAGGAGGGCCTGCCCCAGGCCGTCGTCGACGGTCGTGAGACCGAGCTGGTAGCGACCATCCACCTCGATGGACACACTCCCCACGTCGAACGAGGCGCCCAGGCCGAAGGCCAGGGCGAACTCGAACGAGGCAATGTAGTCCTTGATGTCCACCGAGCCGCCAAAATCACCGATCGACGCGGCGAGTTTGCTGCTGGTGTTGAAGGCGAAGACCGGCCCCGCGAACGCACTCAGCGCGGCGCTCTCCGACGCCGGCACCTGGCCGACGAGCAGAACCGGAAACTCGATATAGTCGAACTTGAAGGTTGCCGAGGCATTGGCCGAGTCCTCGCTGGCGCCCTTCATATGGTACAGACCCTCGAGGCGGATTCCGAAGTTTGGCGAAACGTCCACCTGGGCGAACACGCCGCCGGCGAAACCGGTGCGATTGCCCAGCTCGGAGTCGATGACGTCATCACCACCCAGGTCGGACAGCGCGAGGCCGCCCTTGAAACCCAGGGTCCACTGTGCATCCGCCGCCACGGCGGGGCCCACCAGGGGCCCCGCCAGCAGCGCGACGATGATGATACTCAGCAACTGTTTCATGAGTTCACCTCTCCGCCGTGCGGCAGCGGCTGAATCTTACTGGTTCGAACCGAGGGGGAACGCGACACCCACCATGATGCCGATCCCCTTGTTCTTCACGTCGTAAGACTGTCCCTCGAAATCCTTCTGAGTCGTCGTGGCACCGATGCCGTAGCGCACGTCCGCCAGGATCGAAAACGACTCCAGCATGTAGTAGAAGCCGCCTCCGAACGCCGCGCCAAACTCGAAGCTTTCGGTTTCGTCCTTGACGTCCTGTGTTTCGCCACCGGCTTCGTACTCGGCTTTGATGTTGAATCCCAGCGTGGGTCCCGCGAAGATGTCAAAGGCGAGCTTCTCACCGGCCGGGAACCGCACGGCAAACAGGATGGGGAATTCGATATAGTCGAGCTTCACGGTGGCATCCACCGGCGTGCCGCCGCTGTCATCCTTGCCCTTGGCACCCTTGCTCATGTAGAGCCCTTCGATCTGGATACCAAACTGCTCGTTGATGCCCCAGCCGAAGAACGCGCCGCCGGCGAAGGCGTTGCGCATGCTGGTGTTGTCGGGAGCATCGCTGCCGCCGAAGTCGGCCATATTGATGCCGCCCTTGACGCCCGCCCACTTGGCGGCACTGGCCTGGGACACACCGATGGAAACCAGACTCAACACGCAGATCGACAGGATCAGTTTCTTCATCTTGACAAACACACTCCTTTTTGGCGGCGCCGTTCAATCTTCGAGCAGATACTCGACGGTCGAAACAACACGCACCGTTTTGTTGACTTGCGACTCCTCCATGACACCCGGCGCGCGGTCGCGCGGCAGGATCTGGAAGATCCCCTGGTTGGCCTGGCGGATACCCCCCAGGCCGCTTCCCGAGTCCTTGGCAAACTGCTCGGCGGCCTCGCGCGCGCTCGCGGTCGCTTCCGCGATCATCTGCGGCTTGAGGTCGTTGAGCTTCGTAAACAGGAACGTGGGGCCTGAGGCATAGCCCCCCTGGGACGAGAACACCACGCCGGCCGAGACCAGCGAGCCAAGGTCCTGGCTCGCCACCTGCACCAGCGCGGGATCATCCACGCGGACCATGAGCGTCCCGGTGATGATGTAGCGGCTGGTGACCTCCCCCGCCCCGCGGTAGGGGTTGGCGAGCACATCGGTCACGTCGAAATTCTGCAGCTCCACGCTGGCGGCATCGATGCCGTGGCTGGCGAGAAACTTGACCACCGCCCCGCGCGATTCGTCGAACTTCTGCTGCGCGCGCGCCAGGTTGTCGTCGGTGGAACTGAAACGGATGGGCCACAGCGCCATGTCCGCGCGCACGTCGCGCTCGGACACGCCCTTCACCGACACGTAGCGGTCCGCGGTGCGGGCGTTGGTGAACCCGCGCCCCACGAACCAGCCGCACAGCACGATGCCGACCGCCACCAGGACGACCGGACCGGAATTGTCTTTCATTTCGGACTGACCTCCGAGAACTCAGCAATGGGGTGCATGAGCGTAGCAGGGTGGCGCGATGACGGTCAAGGCGCGCGACAAGCGCTCGACGCCGCCGAACTCAATTCTGCAGGGCCCCCAGCCGAGCACGGACGCGCGCGGCCTCGGCGTAGTCGCCGGTCGCCTCGAGACAGCGCACCAGCCCGGCGAGTGCCGCTTCGTCCTGCGGTGCGCGCCGCAGGATGAGCTGGTACGCCTTGGCGGCGTCCGCGAAGCGCCCCGTCTTCTCGCAGCAGTCGGCGAACATCACGCGCGCGGCTGCCGCTCGCGGATCGCCGGGCAGCACCCGCCCCAGCGCGTCGGCGGCCTCCTTGCAACGCCCGCGTTCGTAGAGCAGGGTGCCGAGCTTGAAGTAGACGTCCTGGGCGATGCCCACGTACTGCTGCGTGGGCGCGCGCTCGAAGGCGATCCGCGCGCGCGCCAGTTCAAGCAGCGCGCCGTCGGTGTCCTCCCCTTCCATCATGGCCCCCGCCAGCGTGTAGTGCGAGACGATATCGTGGTTGGGCCGTTGCGCGGCGAAGCGCGGGTATCCCGCGTTGCAGAAGACAAATGCGGCGGCGAACACAGCCGCGCCGATGCCAAGACGCTTCCACGCGCCCTCTCGTGCCACGCGCACCAGCTCCAGCGCCGCCCACGACGCGAACACGATCACCACCGGCACCACCGGCAGGCGCAGTCGGGCCACCACGAAGAACGCAACTACTCCGAGCATGTACGCCACGACGAACCCGTACGGCAGCGCCAGCTCCCGCCGCCGCGGCCACAGCCCCACCATGCCCACGAAGGCCAGCGGCGCCACCAGCCAGAATCCGGGCATGGGAACGCGCCCCAGGCCGTAACGCTTCCAGAAGAAGTAGATGTACTTCTCGTTGGAGCGCTCGGGCCCTTCCCAGAACGTGTACAGCTTGCTCGCCAGCAGCTCCATTGCGTCCAGCGGTTCGGACGCCAGGTAGTCCACACCGCGGCCGAAGAAGTACGACGACGCCTGCGCCGGGGTGAGTTCACGGCCGGATTGATCGCGTGCAATGGCCAGGGCTTCGTCCCCGCCACCCATCCATGGTGACACCGCGCCGGGGATGAAGGCGCTGCGCCCGTCCGACTCCGCGTTGTTGCCGATGTAGAAGTTCAACCCGCCCGACCACGCCACCGGCACCAGCGCGTGCGAGCCCCGGTAGTTGTGGACGGTTGACGGCACCAGCACGGCGATGACCGCCACGGCGAACAGCAACGTGGGGCGCAGCCACGCCCGGGCGCGAAGCCCGGACGCGTGGAATGCCACCGGCACCACCGCCACCAGCACGAGTGCGGTGGGGCGCGCCAGCGCCGAGAGCCCCAGGCATGCGCCCGCCACCACGATGCGCACCAGGGTGGGCGCCGACACCGCGCGCGCCAGCCGCCACAGCGACAGCACCAGGAGCGCAATGAAGAGCGGCTCCACCAGGATCTCGCCCTCGAAGTAGATGAGGGGCCAGTAGAACGCCGCCACCAAACCGGCAACCAGGGCCACCGCGCGCGTGAA contains:
- a CDS encoding PorT family protein; this translates as MKQLLSIIIVALLAGPLVGPAVAADAQWTLGFKGGLALSDLGGDDVIDSELGNRTGFAGGVFAQVDVSPNFGIRLEGLYHMKGASEDSANASATFKFDYIEFPVLLVGQVPASESAALSAFAGPVFAFNTSSKLAASIGDFGGSVDIKDYIASFEFALAFGLGASFDVGSVSIEVDGRYQLGLTTVDDGLGQALLLAPGDLDIKNRGWVFIAGVGFPIGG
- a CDS encoding glycosyltransferase family 39 protein, which codes for MNRERISPVATGGGWRDVAIVTVVALLVRLACFFINSRGNPAFDYLIMDSMYIDRWARALVAGDPGPAVYFRGPLYPAVLGLIYKISGGSHAAAVIFNHICGAVTCGLIVVLARQYFTRAVALVAGLVAAFYWPLIYFEGEILVEPLFIALLVLSLWRLARAVSAPTLVRIVVAGACLGLSALARPTALVLVAVVPVAFHASGLRARAWLRPTLLFAVAVIAVLVPSTVHNYRGSHALVPVAWSGGLNFYIGNNAESDGRSAFIPGAVSPWMGGGDEALAIARDQSGRELTPAQASSYFFGRGVDYLASEPLDAMELLASKLYTFWEGPERSNEKYIYFFWKRYGLGRVPMPGFWLVAPLAFVGMVGLWPRRRELALPYGFVVAYMLGVVAFFVVARLRLPVVPVVIVFASWAALELVRVAREGAWKRLGIGAAVFAAAFVFCNAGYPRFAAQRPNHDIVSHYTLAGAMMEGEDTDGALLELARARIAFERAPTQQYVGIAQDVYFKLGTLLYERGRCKEAADALGRVLPGDPRAAAARVMFADCCEKTGRFADAAKAYQLILRRAPQDEAALAGLVRCLEATGDYAEAARVRARLGALQN
- a CDS encoding efflux RND transporter periplasmic adaptor subunit — translated: MLAVALLLAGCGKKGDAGQAQAGGPGGGPGGAGEAPVPVAVALVGSGEIASYYTATATLAAEKEATILSRVSGVVQKLWCEEGDVVQEGAELLLVDNDEYRYRYEQAQSARMDLEARVARLEQMREQELVSPEEFETLSNNLAAAQAAEGMAELNLSYTRVTAPFTGRVVARSVDVGQNINVGTQLFVLSDFTPLLARVHVPAKEFNKLQADQPVDLTLESNGTRLRGRIKLVSPVIDPSSGTIKVTIEIPTYPPGVRPGDFAQVSIVTERRVNRTLVPKVALVNDRGEQVVYVSADSTAERRVVEIGFQDDRNAEILTGVTEGERVVVKGQRTLKNGAAIKILDNTEAAQVTDSAVTRDGS
- a CDS encoding SIMPL domain-containing protein (The SIMPL domain is named for its presence in mouse protein SIMPL (signalling molecule that associates with mouse pelle-like kinase). Bacterial member BP26, from Brucella, was shown to assemble into a channel-like structure, while YggE from E. coli has been associated with resistance to oxidative stress.) translates to MKDNSGPVVLVAVGIVLCGWFVGRGFTNARTADRYVSVKGVSERDVRADMALWPIRFSSTDDNLARAQQKFDESRGAVVKFLASHGIDAASVELQNFDVTDVLANPYRGAGEVTSRYIITGTLMVRVDDPALVQVASQDLGSLVSAGVVFSSQGGYASGPTFLFTKLNDLKPQMIAEATASAREAAEQFAKDSGSGLGGIRQANQGIFQILPRDRAPGVMEESQVNKTVRVVSTVEYLLED
- a CDS encoding PorT family protein, with the protein product MKKLILSICVLSLVSIGVSQASAAKWAGVKGGINMADFGGSDAPDNTSMRNAFAGGAFFGWGINEQFGIQIEGLYMSKGAKGKDDSGGTPVDATVKLDYIEFPILFAVRFPAGEKLAFDIFAGPTLGFNIKAEYEAGGETQDVKDETESFEFGAAFGGGFYYMLESFSILADVRYGIGATTTQKDFEGQSYDVKNKGIGIMVGVAFPLGSNQ